DNA sequence from the Hoylesella buccalis ATCC 35310 genome:
TTTGTTTCAATTTTGTGAACAAGCCATGTCTGATTCACTTCACACTATCTATTTTATTTTCTTTACCTTTTAGAGTGATACGCACACCTCAACTCTGCGCGCATACGTGTTCATTTCAGAATGTTTGTCAATGCCGTACGAGAGTGCAGACACTTGATTGGCGTGAACACCCTTCCTCAGTAAGTAGGTTCTTACGCTGTTCATCCTGCGCATGGCAAGGTCACGATTGAACGCTTTCGGACCATCTTGACTGGAAAAACCTGTCAATTCGGCTTTCAACTTTCGATTGTTCTTCAGCGTTTCTGCCAAGCCATCGAGCGTGTGCTTCGCCTCTTTTGACAATGCATCTGACGATATTTCAAAGAATACCTGTCTGATATTGGTGTCAAACGGTGCAACTTTTGCTGGCTGTGCCGGCTGAACCACTTCATGATTCTGAGCACTTTCCTCTTGCGGAGCACCCATCATCACCGTGTCCTTTTGCGCACGGAAGTTGTTGAGCTGCCGTGCCATGGAATCTACCTGTTGCCTAACGGCTGGATCCTGAACGGTTGTACTCAAAGTCTCAATTTGCTTTTGCAATTGATTGATTTGTTCTTGCAATTGCTCAGTTTGTGTTGAGTTATCCGATTCTGCGTTCTCCGGCCTCAGATTTTGTACCGGTGGATATGGTGGATAGATGGGCTGTGTACCATTCTGTGGCGCATACATTGGAATGTACTCCACTCTTCTGGCTGACGAGTTGTATACAGGAACCGTCTGTCCCGGCTGAGATGGACGGTAGTTGTATCCTCTCCGCTGTCGCCTTACATTTCTTTTCGGCCTGTATTGATTTCTCATTTCGCTGGCAGCCACGCCTCTTAGCACCTCCATCAGTTCGTTTCTGTCGACCACGATGGTGTCATCCGCAGCAGGTGCCGCACCCATAACGGGTGCTGCACTTGTGTAGGAGAAGGGTAGTGCAAGAAAGGCAAGTGTTGCCAGACCGTACTTTTTCATCATATTTTCTTAGATTAGAATGTGAACGAATAGCCTAAGGCAACCTGATTTTGCTTGGCTAGGCTGCGTGCGGAGTAGTCTAAGAATACTCTTCCGCTGAGCATGTCTACGCTTACACCAAGGATGATGTTAGAGCCAAAGTGGGTGTCATCGCCATGGAATACGCCAAGGCCAAGGCCTGCGTATGGTACAAACTTGCCCAATGCATCGGACTTAAAGTTGTAGATAACGTTTCCTGAGATACCCATTCCGCTGTCGTTAGCCATGGCTGCGTACAGCTCTGGTACGAAGTCGAGGTTGGTAGAACCAATCTGCATGTATCCGCGAACGCCGAAGTTCCAGGCAGTAAGATCACCGAATCCCACACCTGTGATGATACCAAGGCGGTTCAGCTTCAGACGTTTGCCTGTTGTAGGATGGTAACCAGCAGTCTCATCATCTACAGTTCCTGGAACATATTGGTTGCCCATGGCACCATTACCTTCGTAAACAACTGTTGTTTCGCCTGCATTGCGTTGGCTGATCACCTTGTTCAGCTTCTCGTTCATGATGCGGAGCTCTTTTCTCAACTGCTCAGTTTCAGCATTGTTCTGAGCTGGTTGCATTCTTTGCATCGGTACAACGGTACGAGTTGGCTGTTGTGGCATTTCGTAGTTGTAGTTGTTGTAGTTATAGTCGTAGTCATAGCCATCGTCATAGCTGCGTGCACTCTGGCGAGCTTCCCTTGTGATACGGCTCACCAAGTCGTTGAGTTGACTGCGAGTCATCTTTACCTTGCTACTACTGTTCTCACCCAGTTCGTTCACCAGCTTGCGCTTCATGGCCATCTCGTCGTTCTGAATACTCTCGAGTTCTTGCTGATGACGGTCTTTCATCCGTGCAATTTCAGCCACGCGAATGGTGTCGTTTGCCTTGAGAGCCTTGTCTAAATCTTTGTCCAGTTTGTCGATGCGTGCTTCATATTCAGCTTTGAGCTTGTTAACGCGCTCATCATATTTTGCAATTTGATCATCGTAGTCGGCAATCTTCTCGTCATAACTTGCGATTTGATCGTCGTAATCAGAAATCCGTTCGTCGTATTTTGATCTCAGCTCGTTGAGTCTTTCGTTAGAGGCTTCACGTTCGTCATCCAATCGGCGGTTGAGATCCCTCTTGTATTTTCTTTCACCGTCTGCAGCCAGACCCAGGTTGAATCTTAAGCCGGCATTGTACATCACACTGGTGTTGATGTGGTCAGGATTCTGGATGTCTTCTTCTTCAATACCCTTTTGTGCGGTGAATACGGCATTTGCCGAACCGAAGAGTGCTACATATCTCGACAAAGGAATCTCAACACCGGCACCTCCGAATACGAAAGCTGTGCTCTCTGCGTCTGTGTTTCCATGCTTGTCAGCATATTTATCGCCTATGTCCATGTAACCTCCACCAAGTTGCAGGTAAGGATTGATGCCTCTTGGGAAGTTCAAACGTGTGATGATGTTACCACCATACAGAGCCAGATTCTTGTTGAATGACAGCGAAAGCTTGTCGGCATCTTTGGTTGCCTGGTAGTAGAATCCGCGTATACCTACGAGTGATGAGAAGTCAAACCCAGCGCTTCCACCGGCGAGATAGGTATCGGTCACGGCCATGTCCTTGTCAAAATCCAGATAAGCTATGGCAGGTTCTACCACAAACTTCATACCTTTGAAACCGCTGGAGAACAGTTTGCGGTATTCACGGCTGACAGCATTGTCGCTGTTTTCAGCCCTGCCACCCAGATAGAAGTCGAGTGTGGCGGCTGCTCCCCAATTGTACAGATGATTGCCACCATCCTCCTTGTTGTATTCCGGTCTCATCAGGTAGCTTCCCTTGCTGGCGTTGAACATGGTGTTCTTCGCTTCAAGTGAGAGCACGGCGCGGCTGCTCAAATTAATCTTGGCGCCCACACCGAGTGAAACAAAGAGTTGTTCGTCTTTCAACGGAACCTCCGTGATCTCAGCATCTCCGGTGAAGCTATTGTACTTCATTTGCTGTACACCGGCACCAGCTGTGAGGAAAGGAGCGAAGTAGCTGTTCTTTCCTAAGTTAAGTCTCATCTCACCACCATATTTGGTCAGATCCATTTTGGTGTCTCTTATGTGACCGGCCCATCCTTCATCGGTAAGCCAATTATGGCCGCGTACTTTTGCATTTACATCGTCACCGCGCAAGTAGAATGCGTGCAGTTCGAAGAGTGGACCAAAGCCAAATCCCAACTTTCCACCGTACAGTGGCATGTTGTCTATGGAAAGATCTTTGTCCCACCAGATGTACTCTGCGGCAGGTGATGCGATGAACGACACGTCATGTACCTGTGCCGTCGACTTTAAACTTCCCAGCAGCATTAAGCCGACCATGGAAAGTGTTCTCGTCATGTTTTTTTTCATTGCTGAATCGTTTATTATGTTAATAAAAAGAATTTACGTAAGAATGTGCTTCGCTCTCTGGTCATGCTCGTCTTGATGTTGTTTAACGTTTAGCTTCTGACTCAGTAAAACTTAGAAACTTTTAAGAATCTTATAAATTCTTTACAAAGATAATAATTTTTTTTAAAGGATAGAAATTTTTTTCTGTATTATTTACAATAAATTTGATATTCTTCATTAATTGCATTTAATAAATGGTGTAGGAGCGCAAATTAACCTATTTCAATCCAAGAGTGAGAGCTTTCGACTTGTGTGGCGTAATGATGGATGACATAGTTGCTATGATGAAGGAACGCTGTTCCCTGAATTGTCTAATATTTTGATTGATTTTGGCCCCTAAAATGGCACTTCAAAATTTTAATCTGGAAAAAAACGATAGGCTCGCAGGGAGCAAATTTGAGATAAAGATGACGTAAAAAGCAAATTTTTTCCTCAAAGCGATGCTTTTATGCGCTTAGATGCATCACTTTTGGGGGCAATGCATAAGAGATTGACTGGCAAAAGCATGTAAATTAACAGCTAAAAGCATAGCTATTGGCCAGATAAGTTTGAGAAACAGACGCATAACAGCATGTGTAATGAGGTAATGGGTTGTGTGACAATGATATACGAAAATCACGCATGCTTGGCGTATTTGCAACCAGCAGCGTTGCTGTTTGGAAATACGCCAAATATGAAGCGATGTGTTGTCAAGAAAATTCGCACTCTTTGGCCAGCTTGAGTGCGCGGTTCAGACGGACGGTTTTACGCACATTCCGCTGCTTGCCGATGGGGCAAACCACTCGTCAACCTTGGCTTCTACAAAAAACCTTGCTGTTTGAGTGCGTCTAACAGGTTTTTAGACATGGCTTCGTTGTCCTTTTTGGTGTATCGTATGTCTGTGAAAACTTGTGCCAAGGTTTCTTTTTCGTTCACTTGGCAGAACTGAATGTTCTCGGGCAGACTTTCTTTTTCGTGGTAAAATTGGTCTATTCGATTGGGTGTGTAGTCTTGGTAGGTTTCGTCATGAATGATGGCCGAGAGCGGAAGACGGTCTGAAAGTTCGGGTGTTTCGTCGGGCCATCCCAGGGTG
Encoded proteins:
- a CDS encoding OmpA family protein, which encodes MMKKYGLATLAFLALPFSYTSAAPVMGAAPAADDTIVVDRNELMEVLRGVAASEMRNQYRPKRNVRRQRRGYNYRPSQPGQTVPVYNSSARRVEYIPMYAPQNGTQPIYPPYPPVQNLRPENAESDNSTQTEQLQEQINQLQKQIETLSTTVQDPAVRQQVDSMARQLNNFRAQKDTVMMGAPQEESAQNHEVVQPAQPAKVAPFDTNIRQVFFEISSDALSKEAKHTLDGLAETLKNNRKLKAELTGFSSQDGPKAFNRDLAMRRMNSVRTYLLRKGVHANQVSALSYGIDKHSEMNTYARRVEVCVSL
- a CDS encoding outer membrane beta-barrel protein; amino-acid sequence: MTRTLSMVGLMLLGSLKSTAQVHDVSFIASPAAEYIWWDKDLSIDNMPLYGGKLGFGFGPLFELHAFYLRGDDVNAKVRGHNWLTDEGWAGHIRDTKMDLTKYGGEMRLNLGKNSYFAPFLTAGAGVQQMKYNSFTGDAEITEVPLKDEQLFVSLGVGAKINLSSRAVLSLEAKNTMFNASKGSYLMRPEYNKEDGGNHLYNWGAAATLDFYLGGRAENSDNAVSREYRKLFSSGFKGMKFVVEPAIAYLDFDKDMAVTDTYLAGGSAGFDFSSLVGIRGFYYQATKDADKLSLSFNKNLALYGGNIITRLNFPRGINPYLQLGGGYMDIGDKYADKHGNTDAESTAFVFGGAGVEIPLSRYVALFGSANAVFTAQKGIEEEDIQNPDHINTSVMYNAGLRFNLGLAADGERKYKRDLNRRLDDEREASNERLNELRSKYDERISDYDDQIASYDEKIADYDDQIAKYDERVNKLKAEYEARIDKLDKDLDKALKANDTIRVAEIARMKDRHQQELESIQNDEMAMKRKLVNELGENSSSKVKMTRSQLNDLVSRITREARQSARSYDDGYDYDYNYNNYNYEMPQQPTRTVVPMQRMQPAQNNAETEQLRKELRIMNEKLNKVISQRNAGETTVVYEGNGAMGNQYVPGTVDDETAGYHPTTGKRLKLNRLGIITGVGFGDLTAWNFGVRGYMQIGSTNLDFVPELYAAMANDSGMGISGNVIYNFKSDALGKFVPYAGLGLGVFHGDDTHFGSNIILGVSVDMLSGRVFLDYSARSLAKQNQVALGYSFTF